A single region of the Thioalkalivibrio nitratireducens DSM 14787 genome encodes:
- the acpP gene encoding acyl carrier protein, producing the protein MSSIEERVKKIVVEQLGAKEEDVTDSASFVEDLGADSLDTVELVMALEEEFETEIPDEQAEKITTVQQAIDYIKAHMKD; encoded by the coding sequence ATGAGCAGCATTGAAGAACGCGTCAAGAAGATCGTGGTTGAGCAATTGGGCGCCAAGGAAGAGGACGTTACGGATTCCGCCTCTTTCGTCGAGGATCTGGGTGCCGACTCGCTCGACACCGTGGAGCTGGTGATGGCGCTCGAGGAGGAGTTCGAGACGGAAATCCCGGACGAACAGGCCGAGAAGATCACGACCGTGCAGCAGGCGATCGACTACATCAAGGCGCACATGAAGGACTGA
- a CDS encoding aminodeoxychorismate synthase component I — protein MSVRPLATGADLLALARSHPRRYPHLLDTALIGQAPARFSILFAFPGATLTGDAVLEGLARLGPFDEMRRPQPAPGLPFAGGWFVYLGYELAWSIEPSLGACTPDPWLPSAVLTRFPAALILDHWQRRSYFVDEDDDPQRWEQVRSDLADLRDRSPAELPPLQVDEDDPEQYRRAVRRALRYIRDGDCFQANLSREWRIRSPTPWDTADLYERLRRANPAPFAAWLRLPGAEILSSSPERLVGVRHGVAEARPIAGTRRRDADATKDDALSNDLKVNRKEIAEHVMLVDLERNDLGRVAVPGSVRVPEFMTIESYRRVHHIVSSVQGRLRPGSTPADLVRACFPGGTITGCPKIRSMQIIRELEQGAPRGAYTGSCGYISRHGWMDTNILIRTLVVRGHALRFRTGAGIVADSDPEAELQETRHKAQGLLDALTS, from the coding sequence GTGTCCGTCCGGCCGCTCGCGACGGGCGCGGATCTCCTGGCGCTGGCCCGCAGTCATCCCCGGCGTTATCCGCATCTGCTCGATACCGCGCTGATCGGGCAGGCGCCCGCGCGCTTCTCGATCCTGTTCGCGTTCCCCGGCGCGACCCTGACCGGCGACGCGGTGCTCGAGGGCCTCGCGCGGCTGGGCCCGTTCGACGAGATGCGCAGGCCGCAGCCCGCCCCCGGGCTTCCGTTCGCGGGCGGTTGGTTCGTCTACCTTGGGTATGAACTGGCCTGGTCGATCGAACCGTCGCTGGGCGCCTGCACGCCCGATCCCTGGCTGCCCAGTGCGGTGCTGACCCGTTTCCCGGCAGCGCTGATCCTGGACCATTGGCAGCGCCGGAGCTACTTCGTCGACGAGGACGACGATCCACAGCGCTGGGAGCAGGTGCGTTCCGACCTGGCGGACCTGCGCGACCGGAGCCCTGCGGAACTGCCCCCGCTGCAGGTCGACGAGGACGATCCGGAACAGTATCGGCGGGCGGTGCGGCGTGCCCTGCGCTACATTCGGGATGGTGACTGCTTCCAGGCCAACCTGTCCCGCGAATGGCGGATCCGATCGCCCACGCCATGGGATACCGCGGATCTGTACGAGCGGCTTCGGCGGGCCAACCCGGCGCCCTTCGCCGCGTGGCTGCGCCTCCCCGGGGCCGAGATCCTCAGTTCGTCGCCGGAGCGCCTGGTCGGGGTGCGGCACGGCGTGGCGGAAGCCCGTCCCATCGCCGGCACCCGCCGCAGGGATGCCGACGCGACGAAGGACGATGCGCTGTCGAATGATCTCAAGGTCAATCGCAAGGAAATCGCGGAGCACGTGATGCTGGTGGATCTCGAGAGGAATGATCTCGGACGGGTCGCGGTTCCGGGCAGCGTGCGCGTGCCGGAGTTCATGACCATCGAGAGCTACCGGCGGGTTCACCACATCGTGTCGTCGGTTCAGGGGCGGTTGCGGCCGGGATCGACTCCGGCCGATCTGGTGCGGGCCTGCTTTCCCGGTGGCACCATCACCGGCTGTCCGAAAATCCGCAGTATGCAGATCATCCGGGAACTCGAGCAGGGAGCGCCGCGGGGAGCGTATACCGGGTCCTGTGGGTACATCAGCCGGCACGGATGGATGGATACCAATATCCTGATCCGCACGCTGGTGGTGCGGGGCCATGCACTGCGTTTCCGCACCGGAGCCGGAATCGTCGCCGATTCCGATCCCGAGGCGGAACTGCAGGAAACGCGGCACAAGGCCCAGGGTTTGCTGGACGCACTGACATCATGA
- the tmk gene encoding dTMP kinase — translation MSRRSGGFVVLEGIEGAGKSTQLERLGRRLAAAGAEVVRTREPGGTGAGERIRELLLDPALGDIAAETELLLIFAARAEHLHRVIRPALQRGAWVLSDRFTDASFAYQGAGRRLGMERVEVLEAWLQGGLRPDLVLVFDVPVRVGLERALARGKRDRIEGEDVAFFERAREAYRTRAGRDADRYRLIDGTPDPETVERAVERIWNDWLADRSG, via the coding sequence GTGAGTCGCCGTTCCGGCGGGTTCGTGGTGCTGGAGGGGATCGAGGGCGCTGGCAAGTCGACCCAGCTCGAGCGCCTCGGGCGGCGACTGGCCGCCGCAGGGGCGGAGGTTGTCCGCACCCGCGAACCCGGGGGCACCGGGGCCGGCGAGCGGATCCGGGAGCTCCTGCTGGATCCGGCCCTCGGCGATATCGCGGCCGAAACGGAACTGCTGCTGATCTTCGCCGCGCGCGCGGAACACCTGCACCGAGTCATCCGCCCGGCATTGCAACGGGGGGCCTGGGTGCTCAGCGACCGTTTCACGGACGCGAGCTTCGCCTACCAGGGGGCAGGCCGCAGGCTCGGCATGGAGCGGGTCGAAGTGCTCGAGGCCTGGCTACAGGGGGGGCTGCGGCCGGACCTGGTGCTGGTCTTCGACGTCCCCGTGCGGGTCGGGCTGGAACGAGCGCTTGCGCGCGGCAAGCGGGATCGGATCGAGGGTGAGGACGTGGCCTTCTTCGAGCGGGCCCGCGAGGCCTACCGCACGCGCGCGGGTCGCGATGCCGATCGGTACCGTCTGATCGACGGCACCCCGGACCCGGAGACGGTGGAACGGGCGGTAGAACGGATCTGGAACGACTGGCTGGCGGACCGGTCCGGCTAG
- a CDS encoding DNA polymerase III subunit delta': MDPERPSNNGSGAAFPPWLKAPLGHLAAWTRGGRLASGLLLVGPEGVGKGLLARTFLQWVACTESADTNQPCGACNGCRSFLGGSHPEILEIVPEAPGKEILVDAVREVIDFLSLSHAGPARVVLISSAESMNANAANALLKTLEEPPAGATLLLTATRPARLPPTIRSRCQPLRIPHPEHRRMVEWLNAGDNAELAVDEALAASMNRPMAARDLLQDPEAIERWQRDRDALNALLESRSPFPVIDRFTACEPGSLVPRLQCLLVSAQRWLVTEEADAFGRLFDPAQLAAFAQAHGLRGLARLLQSSQRWHREMAAALNPQLRCEEIVLALHGRTA; the protein is encoded by the coding sequence ATGGATCCGGAGCGCCCATCGAATAATGGTTCCGGCGCGGCGTTCCCGCCCTGGCTAAAGGCCCCGCTCGGGCACCTGGCCGCGTGGACCCGGGGCGGGCGGCTGGCGTCGGGACTGCTGCTGGTCGGGCCCGAGGGAGTGGGCAAGGGTCTGCTCGCGCGCACCTTCCTGCAATGGGTGGCATGCACGGAATCCGCCGACACGAATCAGCCCTGCGGGGCCTGCAATGGCTGCCGGAGTTTCCTGGGTGGGAGCCATCCCGAAATCCTCGAGATCGTCCCGGAGGCACCGGGCAAGGAGATCCTCGTGGATGCAGTGCGGGAGGTGATCGACTTCCTGTCGCTCAGCCATGCCGGGCCGGCCAGGGTGGTGCTGATCTCCTCGGCGGAAAGCATGAACGCGAATGCCGCGAATGCCCTGCTGAAGACGCTCGAGGAGCCGCCGGCCGGCGCGACGCTGTTGCTGACCGCGACCCGCCCGGCACGCCTGCCGCCGACGATCCGCAGCCGCTGCCAGCCGCTCCGGATTCCCCACCCCGAGCACCGGCGGATGGTTGAATGGCTGAATGCGGGGGACAACGCGGAGCTCGCGGTCGACGAGGCACTTGCGGCCAGCATGAACCGACCGATGGCGGCTCGCGATCTGCTGCAGGATCCGGAGGCGATCGAGCGGTGGCAGCGCGATCGCGACGCGCTGAATGCGCTGCTGGAGAGCCGGTCACCGTTTCCGGTGATCGACCGCTTCACCGCCTGTGAGCCGGGTTCGCTGGTTCCACGCCTGCAGTGCCTGTTGGTGTCGGCCCAGCGCTGGCTGGTCACCGAGGAAGCGGATGCCTTCGGCCGTCTGTTCGACCCCGCCCAGCTGGCCGCGTTCGCGCAGGCGCACGGCCTGCGTGGTCTGGCGCGCCTGCTGCAGAGTTCACAGCGATGGCACCGGGAGATGGCGGCCGCCCTGAATCCGCAGCTGCGCTGCGAGGAGATCGTGCTCGCCTTGCATGGCCGCACGGCCTGA
- a CDS encoding PilZ domain-containing protein yields the protein MSTPTGGRILTLAIRDKSALFAAYMPFLTNGGLFIPTDKSFRLGDEIFVLLSLLDEPERIPVPCQVVWITPARAQGNRVRGIGVQFSSSDKGATRRLIETHLGGMLQSTGRTHTL from the coding sequence ATGAGCACACCGACCGGGGGCCGGATTCTGACGCTCGCAATACGCGACAAGTCGGCGCTGTTTGCGGCCTACATGCCATTCCTGACCAATGGCGGTCTGTTCATTCCAACGGACAAGTCGTTCCGGCTCGGTGACGAGATCTTCGTGCTTCTGAGTCTGCTGGATGAACCCGAGCGCATCCCGGTTCCCTGCCAGGTCGTCTGGATCACGCCGGCGCGTGCCCAGGGCAACCGCGTGCGCGGCATCGGTGTGCAGTTCAGCAGCAGCGACAAGGGTGCGACCCGGCGCCTGATCGAGACCCACCTCGGCGGTATGCTCCAGTCGACGGGGCGCACGCACACGCTCTAG
- a CDS encoding KamA family radical SAM protein, giving the protein MNSVLKFFRDPDLGTIETRGFKVFNERTLDRIDAIRHLPEEIQFDMRVVASVLPFRVNEYVIDELIDWSRVPEDPIFQLTFPQREMLAPEAFERMAELHRQGADRAQISALAWQLREDLNPHPAGQLELNRPRDPEGSVIDGLQHKYRETVLFFPSQGQTCHSYCTFCFRWAQFVGDKGLRIASNQVEQLLGYLRAHRNVSDLLITGGDPMVMKTRNLAQYLEPLLAPEYDHVQSVRIGTKALTFWPYRFVTDNDADDLLRILERMVDAGKNVAIMAHYNHWQELDTPIARAAIRRLRETGATLRAQGPLLANINDDSAVWARLWREQVKLGIHPYYMFVERDTGARRYFEVPLARAWEIYRDAMQSVSGLARTARGPSMSAGPGKVEVQGVTEIHGEKVFVLRFVQGRNPDWVQRPFFARFDPHATWLDQLRPAFGESRFFFEDEFGSMKPAA; this is encoded by the coding sequence ATGAACTCAGTTCTCAAGTTCTTTCGCGACCCCGACCTCGGGACCATCGAGACGCGCGGTTTCAAGGTGTTCAACGAGCGCACCCTCGACCGTATCGATGCGATCCGGCATCTGCCCGAGGAGATACAGTTCGACATGCGGGTGGTCGCGAGCGTACTCCCGTTCCGGGTGAACGAGTACGTGATCGACGAACTGATCGACTGGTCGCGGGTTCCGGAAGACCCGATCTTCCAGCTGACCTTTCCCCAGCGCGAAATGCTGGCCCCCGAGGCGTTCGAACGCATGGCCGAACTGCACCGCCAGGGCGCCGACCGCGCGCAGATCTCGGCACTGGCCTGGCAGCTGCGAGAGGATCTGAACCCGCACCCGGCCGGACAGTTGGAGCTCAACCGCCCGCGGGATCCCGAAGGGTCCGTGATCGACGGTCTGCAGCACAAGTACCGGGAAACCGTGCTGTTCTTCCCCAGCCAGGGCCAGACCTGCCACAGCTACTGCACCTTCTGTTTCCGCTGGGCGCAGTTCGTCGGCGACAAGGGACTGCGCATCGCGTCCAACCAAGTCGAGCAGCTGCTCGGATACCTGCGGGCGCACCGCAACGTCTCCGATCTGTTGATCACGGGCGGCGACCCGATGGTAATGAAGACCCGAAACCTCGCCCAGTACCTCGAACCGCTGCTGGCGCCCGAATACGATCACGTGCAGTCGGTTCGCATCGGCACCAAGGCCCTGACCTTCTGGCCCTACCGGTTCGTGACCGACAATGACGCCGACGACCTGCTCCGGATCCTGGAACGGATGGTGGATGCGGGCAAGAATGTCGCGATCATGGCGCATTACAACCACTGGCAGGAACTGGATACTCCGATCGCCCGCGCCGCGATCCGGCGTCTGCGCGAGACCGGGGCGACCCTGCGTGCACAGGGGCCGCTGCTCGCGAACATCAACGACGATTCGGCGGTCTGGGCGCGCCTCTGGCGCGAACAGGTGAAGCTGGGGATCCACCCGTATTACATGTTCGTGGAACGGGACACCGGCGCACGCCGTTACTTCGAGGTGCCGCTGGCGCGGGCCTGGGAGATCTACCGGGACGCGATGCAGTCCGTTTCCGGGCTGGCACGCACCGCCCGGGGGCCGTCGATGAGTGCCGGTCCGGGCAAGGTCGAGGTCCAGGGCGTGACCGAGATCCACGGCGAGAAGGTCTTCGTGCTCCGCTTCGTGCAGGGGCGCAACCCGGACTGGGTGCAACGGCCATTTTTCGCGCGTTTCGATCCGCACGCGACCTGGCTGGACCAGCTGCGACCGGCCTTCGGCGAGTCCCGGTTCTTCTTCGAGGACGAATTCGGATCGATGAAACCGGCCGCCTGA
- a CDS encoding aminotransferase class IV — MTILVNGEEGNRIDARDRGLQFGDGVFETLRLHGGVPQLWSRHWERLCLGLDRLGIPRVPERACLDDLSRVAAAPLSLAKLIVTRGVGPRGYAVPARVHPTRIVIGGDALSGEHDRPWLHIGVCGTRTGHNPLPGCKHLNRIENILARMEWGPDWDEGVMLDRNDHVVSGTQGNLLLLEGRTLVAPTVQEFGIAGTRRAWVMERAARAGLQVHEARVGLRRARDADAVFLSNSRIGLRPARWVGDHATLADPADGSESMALMLEIGHELNEMA, encoded by the coding sequence ATGACGATTCTGGTCAACGGCGAGGAGGGGAACCGGATCGACGCCCGGGACCGGGGACTGCAGTTCGGTGACGGCGTGTTCGAGACCCTGCGTCTGCACGGTGGCGTGCCTCAGTTGTGGAGTCGGCACTGGGAACGCCTCTGCCTCGGGCTCGATCGGCTCGGAATTCCGCGAGTGCCGGAGCGTGCCTGCCTGGACGACCTGTCCCGGGTCGCCGCGGCTCCCCTGAGCTTGGCCAAGCTGATCGTCACGCGCGGGGTGGGTCCCCGCGGCTACGCGGTGCCGGCCCGGGTCCACCCGACCCGGATCGTGATCGGGGGTGACGCACTGTCCGGTGAACATGACCGGCCATGGCTGCATATCGGCGTCTGCGGGACGCGGACGGGCCACAACCCGCTGCCCGGGTGCAAACACCTGAACCGGATCGAGAATATCCTGGCGCGCATGGAGTGGGGCCCCGACTGGGACGAAGGCGTGATGCTGGACCGAAACGACCACGTCGTCTCCGGAACCCAGGGGAATCTGCTACTGCTCGAAGGGCGAACGCTGGTTGCCCCGACGGTGCAGGAGTTCGGGATCGCCGGTACCCGCCGCGCGTGGGTGATGGAACGGGCTGCGCGTGCAGGCCTGCAGGTGCACGAGGCGCGGGTCGGCCTGCGCCGCGCGCGGGATGCCGACGCCGTGTTCCTCAGCAACAGCCGGATCGGCCTGCGGCCGGCCCGCTGGGTCGGGGATCATGCTACCCTCGCGGATCCGGCCGACGGGTCGGAATCGATGGCGCTGATGCTCGAGATTGGACACGAACTCAATGAGATGGCTTAG
- the mltG gene encoding endolytic transglycosylase MltG codes for MRWLSLFTLFLLIAATLAGAHLVTLYHQQMTAPLDLEQAEVLLVEPGQGFRQIVGEMEARGWVRYPWMVEIHARRAGVADRLQAGEYEILPGLTVTAVLDRMVRGQVIRHRLTVPEGWTARQFFDAVQGHPALRPLPEGTDLGALMADLGRPGQHPEGWFLPDTYLFSRDTPGQQILRQAHEGLTQVLDQAWQNRMEDHPVESPYELLILASIIEKETGQPQERGLVAGVFVNRLRQGMRLQTDPTLLYALEPGETRLTRAELRRDHPYNTYTRDGLPPTPIALPGKASILAAARPTETDARFFVSRNDGTHEFSQTYAEHRAAVIRYQLGGDASRYGGGQR; via the coding sequence ATGAGATGGCTTAGCCTCTTCACGCTTTTTCTGCTGATTGCCGCGACGCTGGCCGGGGCACATCTGGTCACGCTTTATCACCAGCAGATGACGGCACCGCTCGATCTGGAGCAGGCCGAGGTTCTGCTGGTGGAGCCCGGCCAGGGCTTTCGCCAGATCGTCGGCGAGATGGAGGCCCGTGGCTGGGTCCGGTATCCCTGGATGGTCGAGATCCATGCGCGCCGGGCAGGGGTCGCGGACCGGCTCCAGGCGGGCGAATACGAGATCCTTCCCGGGCTGACGGTGACGGCGGTGCTCGACCGGATGGTGCGCGGCCAGGTCATCCGGCATCGGCTGACGGTTCCCGAGGGGTGGACCGCACGGCAGTTCTTCGACGCTGTTCAAGGCCACCCGGCACTGCGGCCGTTGCCGGAGGGGACCGATCTGGGCGCGCTGATGGCCGATCTGGGTCGGCCGGGCCAGCATCCGGAAGGCTGGTTTCTTCCCGACACGTACCTGTTCAGCCGCGACACCCCGGGGCAGCAGATCCTCCGGCAGGCGCACGAAGGTCTGACCCAGGTGCTGGATCAGGCTTGGCAAAACCGCATGGAGGATCATCCGGTCGAGTCGCCCTACGAACTGCTGATCCTGGCGTCGATCATCGAAAAAGAGACCGGGCAGCCCCAGGAGCGCGGCCTGGTGGCCGGCGTGTTCGTGAACCGCCTGCGCCAGGGCATGCGCCTGCAGACGGACCCGACCCTGCTCTATGCGCTGGAACCGGGGGAGACCCGGCTCACCCGCGCCGAGTTGCGGCGGGACCATCCGTATAACACCTACACCCGCGACGGCCTTCCACCCACTCCGATCGCGCTGCCGGGGAAGGCCTCGATCCTGGCCGCCGCACGGCCGACCGAGACCGACGCCCGGTTCTTCGTGTCGCGCAACGACGGCACCCATGAGTTCTCGCAGACCTACGCCGAACATCGCGCGGCGGTCATCCGGTACCAGCTCGGCGGTGACGCCAGCCGCTATGGCGGGGGGCAACGGTGA
- the fabG gene encoding 3-oxoacyl-ACP reductase FabG, with the protein MTDRKGAALITGASRGIGAAIARRLAEDGWLVIGTATSAPGADRISAALADVGGRGLVMDVIDAASVQAALNDIQAREGTIEVLVNNAGITRDNLLMRMKDEEWDSIIDTNLTAAVRLTQKVLKPMMKARNGRIILIGSVVGSSGNAGQTNYAAAKAGLAGFARALAREVGSRNITVNTVAPGFIDTDMTRELGDETRAKLLEGIPLGRLGAPEEIAAAVAFLASRDAGYITGETLHVNGGMFMH; encoded by the coding sequence ATGACCGACAGGAAAGGGGCGGCCCTGATCACCGGCGCGAGTCGCGGGATCGGAGCCGCGATTGCAAGGCGCTTGGCCGAGGACGGCTGGCTGGTGATCGGCACCGCGACGTCGGCGCCCGGCGCCGACAGGATCTCCGCGGCGCTGGCCGACGTCGGCGGACGCGGTCTGGTGATGGACGTTATCGACGCCGCGTCGGTGCAGGCGGCGCTGAACGACATCCAGGCGCGGGAAGGCACGATCGAGGTGTTGGTGAACAACGCCGGCATCACCCGCGACAACCTGCTGATGCGCATGAAGGACGAAGAGTGGGACAGCATCATCGACACCAACCTCACTGCGGCGGTGCGCCTGACCCAGAAGGTGCTGAAGCCAATGATGAAGGCCCGGAACGGCCGCATCATCCTGATCGGTTCGGTGGTCGGATCGAGCGGGAACGCCGGGCAGACGAACTATGCCGCTGCAAAGGCAGGGCTGGCGGGATTCGCCCGGGCGCTGGCCCGCGAGGTCGGCAGCCGCAACATCACCGTGAATACGGTGGCTCCGGGGTTCATCGACACCGACATGACGCGCGAACTCGGTGACGAGACCCGGGCGAAACTGCTCGAGGGAATCCCACTCGGGCGTCTGGGCGCCCCCGAGGAGATCGCGGCCGCGGTCGCTTTTCTCGCATCCCGGGATGCGGGGTATATTACCGGCGAGACGCTGCATGTGAACGGCGGCATGTTCATGCATTGA
- a CDS encoding aminotransferase class V-fold PLP-dependent enzyme produces the protein MHPEFPHQDIIHLNHAAVGPWPRRTADAVSAFAHENLVQGSQKYASWMKVQQQARELGRRLIGATAADDIAFVKNTSEALSMVAFGLDWPRHANVVIPKGEFPSNRIVWLMAAERFGLEVREVALDSHPSPEVALLAACDRNTALLSCSAVQFASGLRLDIERLGTDLRRRDILFCVDAIQHLGALPFDAHAVHADFVMADAHKWLLAPEGIALFYVRPEIRDHLRLQEFGWHMLADSGDFITYELTPAAGARRFEPGSPNLLGIHAVHASLSLLLDTGLERIAQQIDAHWQHLYEGLTVLGCRVLTPVDRHAGILTFFPAHGSAELLFQHLQEMGVLCAQRGGGIRFSPHFYLSPTALDEALARVADHC, from the coding sequence ATGCACCCCGAATTCCCCCATCAGGACATCATCCATCTGAACCACGCGGCCGTGGGCCCCTGGCCCCGGCGCACGGCCGACGCGGTCAGCGCGTTCGCGCACGAGAATCTCGTCCAGGGTTCGCAGAAGTACGCCTCCTGGATGAAAGTCCAGCAGCAAGCCCGGGAGCTGGGCCGGCGCCTGATCGGTGCCACGGCGGCCGACGACATCGCGTTCGTGAAGAACACCTCGGAGGCCCTGTCGATGGTCGCTTTCGGGCTGGACTGGCCGCGGCACGCGAATGTCGTGATCCCGAAGGGCGAGTTCCCGTCTAACCGGATCGTCTGGCTGATGGCCGCGGAGCGGTTCGGGCTCGAGGTGCGCGAGGTTGCACTGGACAGCCACCCAAGCCCCGAAGTGGCGTTGCTGGCGGCGTGTGACCGCAATACCGCGCTGCTTTCCTGCAGCGCGGTGCAGTTCGCCAGCGGTTTGCGCCTGGACATCGAGCGCCTGGGCACGGATCTGCGGCGCCGCGACATCCTGTTCTGCGTCGACGCGATCCAGCACCTGGGTGCGTTGCCCTTCGATGCCCACGCCGTGCATGCAGATTTCGTGATGGCCGACGCCCACAAGTGGCTGCTGGCACCGGAGGGGATCGCGCTATTCTACGTGCGGCCGGAGATCCGGGACCATCTGCGGTTGCAGGAATTCGGGTGGCACATGTTGGCGGATTCGGGCGACTTCATCACCTACGAGCTGACACCCGCAGCGGGTGCGAGACGCTTTGAACCCGGCAGTCCGAATCTGCTTGGGATCCACGCCGTGCACGCCAGCTTGTCGCTGCTGCTGGACACCGGGCTCGAGCGCATTGCGCAGCAGATCGACGCGCATTGGCAGCACCTGTACGAGGGACTCACGGTCCTCGGTTGCCGGGTGCTGACCCCGGTCGACCGGCATGCGGGCATCCTGACGTTCTTCCCCGCACACGGAAGCGCGGAGCTCCTGTTCCAGCATCTGCAGGAAATGGGTGTGCTCTGCGCGCAACGGGGCGGCGGAATCCGTTTCTCGCCGCATTTCTACCTGTCCCCCACGGCGCTCGACGAGGCCTTGGCACGGGTGGCCGACCACTGCTGA
- the fabF gene encoding beta-ketoacyl-ACP synthase II, whose product MVTGLGIVSPVGSTVETAWANIVAGKSGITPIDVFDASEMPVRISGAVRDFNADDYVPTKDQKKMDTFVLYGLAAGLQALEDSGLDVTDANADRIGVAIGSGIGGLPYIERSYGAYLKGGARKISPFFVPSAIINMVAGNLSIMRGLKGPNISIVSACATGTHNIGDAARMIAYGDVDAMLAGGAEMATTPLGIGGFAAARALSTRNDDPARASRPWDRDRDGFVLSDGAGVLMLEEYEHARARGARIYCELAGFAWNSDAYHMTQPSQGGEGAADCMLKALQDAGMNADEVGYINAHGTSTPAGDLAETLAVKRALGDHAQRVLVNSTKSMTGHLLGAAGGIEALFCALALHQKVSPPTINLDHPGEGCDLDYVAHEARDMDARVALSNSFGFGGTNGTLVFRTL is encoded by the coding sequence GTGGTTACAGGTCTCGGGATCGTCTCCCCGGTGGGTTCCACTGTGGAAACGGCCTGGGCAAATATCGTCGCCGGCAAGAGCGGGATCACGCCGATTGATGTCTTCGACGCCTCGGAAATGCCGGTCCGGATCTCCGGAGCGGTACGGGACTTCAATGCCGACGATTACGTGCCCACGAAGGACCAGAAGAAAATGGACACCTTCGTGCTCTACGGTCTCGCCGCGGGCCTGCAGGCGCTGGAGGACTCGGGCCTGGACGTGACCGACGCGAACGCCGATCGCATCGGGGTCGCGATCGGATCCGGCATCGGCGGTCTGCCGTACATCGAGCGCTCCTACGGGGCCTACCTGAAGGGGGGGGCGCGAAAGATCTCCCCGTTCTTCGTGCCCAGCGCGATCATCAACATGGTTGCGGGGAACCTGTCGATCATGCGGGGCCTGAAAGGGCCGAACATCTCCATCGTCTCGGCCTGCGCCACCGGCACCCACAACATCGGGGATGCGGCACGGATGATCGCCTATGGCGACGTCGACGCGATGCTGGCCGGCGGCGCCGAGATGGCCACCACTCCGCTGGGAATCGGCGGCTTCGCCGCTGCCCGCGCGCTGTCGACCCGCAACGATGATCCGGCGCGTGCCTCGCGCCCGTGGGACCGCGATCGCGACGGGTTCGTGCTCAGCGACGGGGCCGGCGTGCTGATGCTGGAAGAGTACGAACACGCCAGGGCGCGCGGTGCGCGTATCTACTGTGAACTCGCAGGCTTCGCCTGGAACTCCGATGCCTACCACATGACGCAGCCGTCCCAGGGGGGGGAAGGTGCGGCCGACTGCATGCTGAAGGCGTTGCAGGACGCCGGCATGAACGCGGACGAGGTCGGATACATCAATGCCCACGGAACCTCGACGCCGGCCGGCGATCTGGCGGAGACCCTCGCGGTGAAACGCGCGCTGGGCGACCACGCGCAGCGGGTGCTGGTGAACTCCACCAAGTCGATGACCGGCCACCTGCTGGGCGCTGCGGGCGGCATCGAGGCATTGTTCTGCGCGCTGGCGCTGCATCAGAAAGTGTCGCCCCCGACCATCAACCTGGACCATCCCGGCGAGGGCTGCGACCTCGACTACGTGGCCCATGAGGCCCGGGACATGGATGCGCGGGTCGCGCTGTCGAACTCCTTCGGCTTCGGCGGGACGAACGGCACCCTGGTGTTCCGCACCCTGTAG